A genomic stretch from Triplophysa dalaica isolate WHDGS20190420 chromosome 4, ASM1584641v1, whole genome shotgun sequence includes:
- the tnfsf13 gene encoding tumor necrosis factor ligand superfamily member 13 isoform X1, which translates to MEDFDPYPPFAKRSKEVNRYSEETEDTLMRSEMHVPSTDDSYGHESVQASQLTLNIDVGVPAGLVGRHDAASECLTHEMLPRPSQLMGRRRRDQIFNKHAANVLQHIGDLQTRQRHINELKEDRWWGATATETRVPQQFKEIRNEQHLGPTADVRLNAVLFDINVKALTRLPLSRHMMIIPVRASVCKVKVFVCVLLCTCVTVTFIQWTHVWMLRAEITEIKHRFRPRDTRDCASGCACCGVSGYDRFSERKTPKDNRDKRDVTELKKQRQKRNTEHHTFLHLVPVSSRSCNEDDITVLSWAVGQSRGNALQVSGDTVTVVTEGTYFIYSQVLYKHNTLVMGHVITKKFKGAESKLMKCLKSTPSNVSHPPSNTCYTAGIHFLESGSTLQLAVPRRSAELILTAHATFMGILNI; encoded by the exons ATGGAGGATTTTGACCCGTATCCCCCTTTTGCGAA GAGATCAAAGGAAGTGAATCGTTACAGTGAGGAGACTGAAGATACTCTCATGAGGAGTGAAATGCACGTGCCGAG CACTGACGACTCTTACGGACATGAATCTGTTCAAGCGTCACAACTGACGTTAAATATAGATGTAGGTGTGCCTGCTGGACTG GTGGGCAGACACGACGCAGCGAGTGAATGCCTGACCCACGAGATGCTGCCGCGGCCTTCACAGCTGATGGGCAGGAGGAGGAGAGACCAGATATTCAACAAACATGCTGCAAACGTTCTGCAACATATAGGAGACCTGCAGACAAGACAGCGTCATAtaaatga GTTGAAGGAGGACAGATGGTGGGGTGCCACAGCCACGGAGACCAGAGTTCCACAGCAATTCAAGGAGATCAGGAATGAACAGCATCTTGGTCCTACAGCTGATGTTAGGCTCAATGCtgtgttatttgacataaacGTCAAGGCTTTAACCAG ACTCCCGTTATCCCGTCACATGATGATTATTCCCGTTCGCGCTTCAGTCTGTAAGGTGAAGGTGTTCGTGTGCGTTCTTCTGTGCACCTGTGTCACTGTGACGTTCATTCAGTGGACTCATGTGTGGATGCTCAGGGCGGAAATCACTGAAATCAAACATCGCTTCAGGCCTCGCGATACACGGGACTGCGCGTCGGGCTGCGCGTGCTGCGGG GTGAGCGGGTATGACAGATTCTCTGAGAGAAAGACACCCAAAGACAACAGAGACAAGAGAGATGTGACCGAGCTGaagaaacagagacagaaacGAAACA CAGAGCATCACACGTTTCTCCATCTTGTTCCAGTGTCATCTCGGTCTTGCA ATGAGGATGACATCACTGTTCTGTCTTGGGCCGTTGGGCAGAGCCGAGGGAACGCACTCCAGGTATCAGGTGACACGGTAACCGTGGTGACCGAGGGCACTTACTTTATATACAGTCAG GtcctttataaacacaacacttTGGTGATGGGTCATGTGATCACAAAGAAATTCAAAGGGGCGGAGTCTAAGCTGATGAAGTGTCTAAAGAGCACGCCCAGTAATGTCAGCCATCCGCCGTCTAACACGTGCTACACCGCTG GCATTCACTTTCTGGAGTCTGGATCCACTCTTCAGCTCGCCGTCCCTCGCAGATCTGCAGAACTCATCCTTACTGCTCACGCTACCTTCATGGGCATTCTGAAcatatga
- the tnfsf13 gene encoding tumor necrosis factor ligand superfamily member 13 isoform X2, producing MEDFDPYPPFAKRSKEVNRYSEETEDTLMRSEMHVPSTDDSYGHESVQASQLTLNIDVGVPAGLVGRHDAASECLTHEMLPRPSQLMGRRRRDQIFNKHAANVLQHIGDLQTRQRHINELKEDRWWGATATETRVPQQFKEIRNEQHLGPTADVRLNAVLFDINVKALTRLPLSRHMMIIPVRASVCKVKVFVCVLLCTCVTVTFIQWTHVWMLRAEITEIKHRFRPRDTRDCASGCACCGVSGYDRFSERKTPKDNRDKRDVTELKKQRQKRNKHHTFLHLVPVSSRSCNEDDITVLSWAVGQSRGNALQVSGDTVTVVTEGTYFIYSQVLYKHNTLVMGHVITKKFKGAESKLMKCLKSTPSNVSHPPSNTCYTAGIHFLESGSTLQLAVPRRSAELILTAHATFMGILNI from the exons ATGGAGGATTTTGACCCGTATCCCCCTTTTGCGAA GAGATCAAAGGAAGTGAATCGTTACAGTGAGGAGACTGAAGATACTCTCATGAGGAGTGAAATGCACGTGCCGAG CACTGACGACTCTTACGGACATGAATCTGTTCAAGCGTCACAACTGACGTTAAATATAGATGTAGGTGTGCCTGCTGGACTG GTGGGCAGACACGACGCAGCGAGTGAATGCCTGACCCACGAGATGCTGCCGCGGCCTTCACAGCTGATGGGCAGGAGGAGGAGAGACCAGATATTCAACAAACATGCTGCAAACGTTCTGCAACATATAGGAGACCTGCAGACAAGACAGCGTCATAtaaatga GTTGAAGGAGGACAGATGGTGGGGTGCCACAGCCACGGAGACCAGAGTTCCACAGCAATTCAAGGAGATCAGGAATGAACAGCATCTTGGTCCTACAGCTGATGTTAGGCTCAATGCtgtgttatttgacataaacGTCAAGGCTTTAACCAG ACTCCCGTTATCCCGTCACATGATGATTATTCCCGTTCGCGCTTCAGTCTGTAAGGTGAAGGTGTTCGTGTGCGTTCTTCTGTGCACCTGTGTCACTGTGACGTTCATTCAGTGGACTCATGTGTGGATGCTCAGGGCGGAAATCACTGAAATCAAACATCGCTTCAGGCCTCGCGATACACGGGACTGCGCGTCGGGCTGCGCGTGCTGCGGG GTGAGCGGGTATGACAGATTCTCTGAGAGAAAGACACCCAAAGACAACAGAGACAAGAGAGATGTGACCGAGCTGaagaaacagagacagaaacGAAACA AGCATCACACGTTTCTCCATCTTGTTCCAGTGTCATCTCGGTCTTGCA ATGAGGATGACATCACTGTTCTGTCTTGGGCCGTTGGGCAGAGCCGAGGGAACGCACTCCAGGTATCAGGTGACACGGTAACCGTGGTGACCGAGGGCACTTACTTTATATACAGTCAG GtcctttataaacacaacacttTGGTGATGGGTCATGTGATCACAAAGAAATTCAAAGGGGCGGAGTCTAAGCTGATGAAGTGTCTAAAGAGCACGCCCAGTAATGTCAGCCATCCGCCGTCTAACACGTGCTACACCGCTG GCATTCACTTTCTGGAGTCTGGATCCACTCTTCAGCTCGCCGTCCCTCGCAGATCTGCAGAACTCATCCTTACTGCTCACGCTACCTTCATGGGCATTCTGAAcatatga